Genomic DNA from Salvia miltiorrhiza cultivar Shanhuang (shh) chromosome 1, IMPLAD_Smil_shh, whole genome shotgun sequence:
TTCTACGGCAAAAATTAAAGCTGACGTGGCTTAATAATGCTGATGAGGATACAACGTCgttacaatttaaattaaaacgatgtcgttctattataaatttttaaatctgcccttattttatattccaacaattctatctctctctcaatcgCGCGCTAACAATAGTTGCTTCTCTTCATCACTTTCGATTGTTTCTTGCTTGCATATTTGAAGAGCACATCAAGAACTAGCTATGGATTAATatgccgaatcgcaccctaccAATCTCTGCGCAAGAACTCTGCCAATCTTTGCACCCTACCAATCTCTGCGCAAGAACTCTACCAATCACTTACGATTTTTGGCAATTTCGAGTGCCACCTAAGCTTTAAATTGGGCGAAATTAACaatcgtgggaaaaatcagaatcaaTCAAAATGTTATGTATTTTTGTCTAACTTTTAAAGGTCgtgggaaaaacgagaatcggGTAAAAGTTCATGAATTTTGGCGCTATTTGCCCTTTATCTATTCGCTATCCACTTAGAACTAACAAGCTTGTTATCCATTGACTTAGCACATTTATGTCTCCCTCCTGCTGATTTGATTACAAATgacctagggatggcaatggatcctggacccggtccagatccgcagATCCAAATCCTTTTTACAGGATCTGGACCTTGTAAAAAatggatccaatggatctggaccggatctggattaCTCTTAAGAtttgcggatctggatctggagcaaaagttttgagatccagatccggcccacGGATCtagttatatataaaaaatatatatattttattttatttttatcataaagatctattactaatctaaacatctattttcataaataatgtatataattctattaaaaataatattttattttatcttaatttaaattttagttgttattattattattattattatatcttttatttatattgataatattgtttttttttttcaatgtaaAAATGGAAGACACATTGTTCCACTGTTACTGAATATTGTGATGAAGATAGAGATAAAATTGATTGTAatgatatgataattaatttttcatccctttttatatatacaattaaaataagtgtgtatctactaatatattatttagtacttgaataccatattcttacttattatgaaattttatactaatatttttatataggttatgatttaatatttatttttaaataattgttgATACTCTAGacaaaattcgatttttttttagttaattcaaaatttataaatattttaaaagagtaaaaagtatggatctggatctggacccgagaccctgtggatctaatggatctgggtctggatcttatttttttggatccaatggatctggaccggatctggacctaaataagaaaattcggatctggatctggaccaagcaggatccggtccagatccggctcATTGCCATCCCTAAAATGACCTATCTCTTTGCACAAGATTTGCATATACGGTATGCCTCACATTGAGTATCCCTTACTCTCTTAAACTTATTATTCTCTATAGCCCAGCATTCCCAACCATCTTGAAACCTCAAACCAAGCTAAATATCTAATGCCTTATGGTCACACTTTGGATTATGATCACCCTAAGCACTCGTACCAAATGAGCCCATAATATATctaagagataaaaaaaaaatactttaattgggaaatacaaaaaattacaagaaaaaaatatgcatGATTAAATTAcgattctaaaaaaaaaaaccctaagaacccttgaaagcacagtaAAGCGGACTAAGGACTGAGCCTTGTTAAAACCTTGTTAAGAAAAACCCAATGGAAAAAACCTTAACAAGAAAAAAGAGTGTTCATCTATACGAAACAGAACGCATATGatgcataaaaagaaaaatgactGACAACGAATGGTGGAAGAACTTTaggagctccggcctaaccatagCTCCCAAGTCATTCCGGACACCTTCACCACACAAGAGAACACAAAAAACAAGCCAACAGGAAGCCTCCTACCAAAATCGAAAACCAAACAATACACATGAAATTGTACCTATCCAAGTAAAATATATCTCCCACAACCACACAGTCAAAACTCTTAAAGAGACTAATAAAGAAACTCGTgcagaaaaataaagaacaccaacaatggttacccagttcggtgataaaacacctacgtctggggggccggGGCCACGCCCAGTTCAAATAGTTCACTAGAGATGATAAGATATACAAATGACTTACACGTGAAGACTCGATCTTCCTAGCCTCTATATCTTCACAAACCTTCTCCTACGTGAACTATGGAGAGTAAGATAAAACTTACTTCCTTAACGTGATTGTTACTCAATCCACGCTGGAAAGCACGAACGGTATGCTATATGAAGATGCACGAAACACTCTCTGAATATACtgagaataataataattgcaGCCACCGTGTAGGTCCtctttgatagatatatatagatGCAAACCCTAAATGTCACTCTGCATCGAATAGGACTCTTCCAGAAAACCCTAGCTGAACGGATAGGCTCAAAGAGAATATTCTGACTTGATAATCACGAACCAATAAGAATATTCATAAAGAATATAACCAGGAAGAAGATAAAGCTTATATCTGACTTTATCCTAAAAACCTGCAAGTCACGGCAGCAGTGTGTCTCAACAACGGAAGCAACTGATGTAGCAACAGTTCAAACACGGACAAATGAAACTCAAGAAGACACACAAAATAAGTCTACACAATGACAACAATAAGGGTATGAGAAATACCGTAACAACGCATGCACGACATCTCGACACCAGATCAAAGAAATGAAGGGCTGAAAAGCCAACCACCAATTCCACAATGACAGACCAATTGGTGACCATGAATCTCAACGCCGATAGAAAGGGAGAAAAACCCGCTCGCCATCACGGAGCTGCCAACGGAGATCGACCACAATGACTCCAAGCCCGAGCGCACCCGAAGCCTGAAAAAGGTCGTGTTTCTGTCCCAAACCATCCTACAAAGTCCCAACCACTAACCTTAGAAAATCAGTAAAGAGTAGCAGCAAAACCGCCACCCTGCTCTCAAATTCCCGGCCGGCGCAAACAGAGTACCTCGATCTACTGCCCAGCTCAGCTACCGGGCAACTCCGCCCCCACATGCAGCACCATCCCCATCTGAGTTTCGCCCTCCAGCTGATAGTATAAGCATACCCCATAGTAGAATCAAAAATGCCTACCAAGTGATTGAGAACAAGCCCCACCCTTTCCAAACTATATATACACATCGCCCGATAACTCAACGGGAAAGCCGCCACCGCCAACCGCACTTGTCGATCCAGGGTTGCTCAATAAAAAGCTCAGATTCTTTCCCCGACAGCTTGACCGACAACACCCAAGCTTCGCCCCCCAAGTGCTCGAGCAAATGCTCCACCTAGTGGTTCGAGTATGACCACCATAAACACTCAGTCCCGTATCAGCCCCTCGATCCAACTCAACCACAAACCTTGCCAAAATATGCATGATATGAAGtagatgaaataaaaaataaacaacaacaacaacaacaacaataataatactccctctgtcccacgaagcatgacacagtttcctttttagtctgtcccacgaagcatgacacgtttctaaaaatagcaaaaaaattaccctttattcacattttcacctaccacacttaacacacaaaataccaatttcttaattctcgtgccgaaaagaagtgtgccatgcttcatgggacggagggagtaataataataataataataataataataataataataataataataataataataataataataataataataataataataaatatttttagaattagtaaattatttttgggcgggaaaatataatttattatttttggatatgaatatacttatatatatatatatatatatatatatatatattatggtaAATGGTGATTTTTAGAATTTAGATAAATTAATTGTAAAAAAtatcacattaattattattgaactTATAGGCAAATTGGCAATATGAGTatagtataattttaagaaagtgggtttatttgtatgttttaattttttacgaAAGTGGGTATACGATATATATCTCTGATTTATAAATATGTATGTATTGGTTCAAGTGGGCATAAAATACATGATTTGGAAATTTTAAGGATTTAAAATTTAGAGTGTGTTTACTTTGTATGACTCATAATATGTATGATTAAGTAATTTTATGttcaaaaactaaaatttatttattctcaTCTTTTTAATGGAATAtgaatatatcaaataaaattaattcaaatgaTGAAATTTACCTTGAgatgttttaaaattttaatttattatagtaataaataatagattaaatttactatttttatttatctagaTCAATCCTTAAAATTAAATGGCCTCAAGATTTAAAGGCATTTTGACCATTTCCTCCAAAATTACTTGAAAATATAGTGTGGCTTCACAAGTTTTGTGAGTTATCTTTTGTCTTCCCATGTATATTATCACTATGTGGAATATATACTTTAATATTTGAAACTGTTATAAAGTGCATTTGGTTTGGTTGTTAAATTTTTATtggaaaaaaatgaataagaaaatatgaaaaaattatattttcttctctttttataATATGTGTATtggagatgattttttttattattatatactaCATTTATCCtatatacttatttattttgttggacATGAGTGGATAAAGTATTAAATTTACCATAGTAAatgttttaaaatattttcacaccactaccaaagataatattatccagtATTatagagaaaatgagtgaagaGGAGCTCCCCGGTAAAATATTTCACTCTGCCCCATGCTAGTAAGtagtaaatatgtgaaaatagaGAAAATATTGTCGAAAATATATGTATTCTCTAATTTTCCACTAAATTTAGGGGACCTTAGAGGCATATTTCCTGCATCTTCGTGtatgatacatatatatatataatgatacaCAAATTAACAATAAATGGTATTGATATTGGTTGCCTCCATTAATatacaaaacaaataatttGCAATTCTGtcaaaaaaagattaaaaaaaataataataataacttgtAAAATAATCGATTAGATTacaactttaattaaataagatttCCGGCGTAATTAAGGGAAgtcctaattaattaatgataattGATAGGTAGCGATGGAAGTAATTAAGCAGAAAGCAGAGTTGAAGGAAGTGAGATTGTAGGCGATTGTATCTAAGCAAATTTCTGAAAGATAGGATAGCCATTAAAATAGAGGTTTAGATACCTGACATCTCACACATGTCAAACAGACATACCTATTTCTTCTCCCAACCAAAACTCCATTTCCATCCCTCCCTCAAATcactcttctcttctctctctacaaACTCCACCCACAAAATGTGTATATATGCAGATACACACTGCAAGTCCTCTACCTACCTACTCATTTAGAGACTTGTTATACCCTAAAAAGTTCACACTAGTCTTACATATTTCTAATAAGTTTTTAATGAGAGAGCGAAGGCACCAACAAGTCCTACGCCTCACCTTGCCTCCACCGGGCCTCTCTCTCAACCCGTCGCCGCTCTCATCCGCAAGCCGCTCCACCTCCCCCGGCATCTCGGAGCTCAAGAAGCTCTCCGTTCTCGGCCGTGGCAGCGGCGGCACCGTCTACAAGGTCTCCCACAAGCAAACCGGCGCAATCTACGCCTTGAAGGTGGTGCGGGGTGATCAGGATGATGACGACGATCTAGAAGCAGGTGTTGGATTCGATTACTCTACATTCATAATTCGAGAAATTTAAACCAATCAAAGTGGAAGCCTACCCGAATTCATTGCTATAGGGTTTAATTCTGTATATTGGATTACAGTCACACAATTCtgcatatttaatttaacatatgTTAGTCCAATTTAGATTTCGAACCGCAGGGGCTCGCGAGGCGGAGATTCTGCGGCGAGTGGACTCATCGGAACACGTGGTGAGGTATGTGGGAGTGTTCAACGGCGGGTTGAAGGAGGTGGAGGGCGGCgtaggaggaggaggaggactCTGCTTAGTGATGGAGTACATGGACGCCGGATCGCTGCATGATATACTGCGCAGGAAGAAGAGGCTGCCGGAGCACATCATTTCAGGGGTGGTGAAAAGCGTGCTCAAAGGCCTACAGTATTTGCATGGGCTCGGAATAGTCCACGGCGATGTCAAGCCGTCGAATCTGCTCGTGAATACGAGGGGGCAAGTCAAGCTAGCTGATTTCGGGGCGGCGGCTGCAGTTAGGGACGGAGCCAAGCCTCGGACACGACCTGATGATCGTCtgggtaattttttttaaattacttcCTCTGCCCacgataaatatattttttttgtcattttcgtccgtccataaTACACGTCatagttatattatataattcTAATAGCTCTATCAAACAAACCTTTAAGTTAGTACATGAGAGcggtttaaataaaaaaaatattgaacgtTAAAACTACTAATTGTACTTTGGTGGCCTTCCAATTATAATAAATGtgattttcataatttttacgTTAAATGATTATATATAACCTAATCTTAAGTTGTATTTTGtagttttcaaatttttatgtataaaattatattttgttcagtctaaatttatttttaaatataaaaatgtaatTTGGCTATCCTATCAGAGGTTCATGGGCGAGCGTGTAGAGGGACTTGTCCGTACATGAGCCCGGAGAGGATGGATCCGGAGATGTGGGACGGCGAGCGGTGCGACGGCTACGCCGGGGATGTGTGGTCGCTTGGGGTGGTGGCGATGGAGTGCTACGTGGGGCGCTTCCCGTTGGTGGGGCCCGGGCAGAAGCTCGATTGGGTGACGTTGATGTGCGCCGTTTGCTTTGGGGATGACGTGGAGAGAATGGTGAAGATGGGGTCGCCGGAGTTTGAGAGTTTTTGTCGGAGGTGTTTGGAGAGGCATTGGAGGAGAAGAGGGACTGCCGAcgaacttcttcttcatcctttTCTTGATAAATCGCAAACTATTGGTATTGATCATCAGGATATTATTTCGTATATTAATTTGAGTGAAattgattgaatgaaattaattaaaattaaaattatgtttTCATTTTGTGAAACTCTAAAGTCTAAACTACTCACTCACCATGGGCAAACATAACGTGTccaccactgatgtggcaaTGTTAATTAGGAAggagaattaataaatcttactttaattaaaattatcttactctaaCTATAATTGCCACATCAGTGATAGGCGCGTTATATTTGCTCACGGTGAGTAGGTGATCGGATCTGATGTGACCAATATGTGTGGTTGataccaaaattaaaaaaattctttatctttatatatataaaaagcaaagtaatgTAATTTAATAcaattgcaaggatataattggaattaaaaaaatatacatccACTACTCTAAATCTAATACTAACTGCCGAAAATAATGGGGAAAAAAAACTgaataaaatttatttctaCCCAATTTGTTCGCTATCATTTAAAAACTAACTTATAATGAAATCAAAGAcatgattaaattaaaattcgGTAGAATGATAtgtcaaatgaaaattttcattcaTGAATGAAATGAATTAGGACAATATGTTCttcgaattttattgttttcttaatcatagtattttatttttttaaatgtgcatttatatttatttttgaaaaagacGTGAAGTAtgcaattttaaattttttattttttgtattctttACACAAAACAcatcttattatttttgtgtggtatattaaattaaagatcaagaaaaattatttaatacaatatatattgaatctgaaataaataaatatataaaatataatgatataaattcaataaattaaatgtctttttatttatatatttttatctaaagaTCGAACGTGTTTAAACTTTTCTGtaaacttttttttcttcttattttgtcttttttttacttctgatattttgattatatttttGATGAACTAAGTATATTATATGTGTAGTTCGTAATCACCGCGCATTGCACGGGAGatacactagtatatataaaaagcaaagtaaatgtaatttaattcagtTACAAGGGTGTAAttggaattggagtgaaaaaatatatataaaccaTGTTGATAAAACTACCGAAAATTAgcccaaaaaaataaagaactaCCGATTAAGCAAAAAACTGCCCAACTTTAATCTTAGTATTTTTGTAAATTCAgtcttaaattttaatttcatcctttttttatcattttgttgataaaacatatttttctcattttcatgaaattatattttagataaaatatgcaatatacatcttaaataAAAGGTCATGAAATtacatttaatttgatatatagtatgtagaaaagaaaaattaaatgagCAAGTTGtaataatttaaagttttaacatattaaaagtttatactccctccgtcccaccgaaagtggtgcgtattcctttttgggctgtccaaccgaaagtggtgcatttcctttgttaggtccggagggtctcgaataggtgtatgggggggggggaatacacctatggcctatttttctttcctcaaactgagggatctcaagatagagatcaaagcgaaactttacacgcaaactatgacacctgttaactgaaaggagttttgaccaaacagggttgacgactaatactgaaaactcttcagtaaggagttatcaattaagttactggaacttaactgatgcacgtaagggcttcagtcgagtttgctaaaatagagatgataacactcttcatGACTAttagaagatagatcagtcagactgatatcatacgcagcggaaataaacttggtttcgtaatagcctcggttgagcacgttgttagtcttaggtttctcttttgatgaggagtgatatgtgcagagtagag
This window encodes:
- the LOC131015025 gene encoding mitogen-activated protein kinase kinase 10, with the protein product MQIHTASPLPTYSFRDLLYPKKFTLVLHISNKFLMRERRHQQVLRLTLPPPGLSLNPSPLSSASRSTSPGISELKKLSVLGRGSGGTVYKVSHKQTGAIYALKVVRGDQDDDDDLEAGAREAEILRRVDSSEHVVRYVGVFNGGLKEVEGGVGGGGGLCLVMEYMDAGSLHDILRRKKRLPEHIISGVVKSVLKGLQYLHGLGIVHGDVKPSNLLVNTRGQVKLADFGAAAAVRDGAKPRTRPDDRLEVHGRACRGTCPYMSPERMDPEMWDGERCDGYAGDVWSLGVVAMECYVGRFPLVGPGQKLDWVTLMCAVCFGDDVERMVKMGSPEFESFCRRCLERHWRRRGTADELLLHPFLDKSQTIGIDHQDIISYINLSEID